The proteins below are encoded in one region of Acidithiobacillus ferrooxidans ATCC 23270:
- the hda gene encoding DnaA regulatory inactivator Hda, with protein sequence MMGNRQRILPLGVQAPATLEGYYPCPNAAALHAVLKLVAEPQGLCLYLYGPGGVGKSHLLLGAASALAGWTPYMDCGDVPQLFNRIKDLEGFSSLVAAPLLCLDNIEVWAGQRDKETFLFDLYNERMSNGRPMLLAGRAAPRFLDWALPDWASRASACLQVALRLPDDTERMAILQEMAQRRGLQIGVEAAHYLLRHHARDPRTLDGLLTILDAGSWEHQREVTIPFIRLCLGAEKP encoded by the coding sequence ATGATGGGGAACCGACAGCGCATTCTCCCCTTGGGTGTGCAGGCGCCCGCAACACTGGAGGGATATTACCCCTGTCCCAACGCGGCGGCACTGCACGCAGTGTTGAAGCTGGTGGCTGAACCACAGGGCCTATGTCTCTACCTTTATGGCCCGGGCGGAGTCGGTAAAAGTCATTTGCTGCTGGGGGCGGCTTCGGCACTTGCCGGCTGGACCCCGTATATGGATTGTGGAGATGTCCCTCAGCTATTCAACAGGATAAAGGATTTGGAGGGGTTCTCCAGCCTCGTAGCGGCGCCCCTGTTGTGTCTGGATAATATCGAGGTCTGGGCAGGTCAGCGCGATAAGGAAACTTTTTTATTCGACCTGTACAATGAGCGCATGAGTAACGGGCGGCCGATGCTCCTTGCCGGTCGGGCGGCACCCCGGTTCTTGGACTGGGCGCTTCCCGACTGGGCCAGCAGGGCGAGCGCCTGCCTGCAAGTCGCACTGCGTCTGCCCGATGACACGGAAAGAATGGCTATTCTGCAGGAAATGGCGCAGCGCCGGGGTCTGCAGATAGGTGTAGAGGCAGCGCATTATCTGTTACGTCATCATGCTCGCGATCCCCGTACACTGGATGGCTTGTTAACTATACTGGACGCCGGAAGCTGGGAGCATCAGCGGGAAGTGACCATTCCTTTCATACGCCTTTGCCTGGGTGCAGAGAAGCCATGA
- the rpmF gene encoding 50S ribosomal protein L32, producing MAVPQSKTSRSRRDMRRAHDFLVTVNRSVCANCGAAKLPHHVCPECGFYKGREIVKKAVEA from the coding sequence ATGGCCGTTCCACAAAGTAAAACTTCCCGTTCACGTCGTGATATGCGGCGCGCCCACGATTTTTTGGTAACGGTAAACCGTTCCGTATGCGCCAACTGCGGAGCAGCCAAACTGCCCCATCATGTATGCCCCGAATGTGGTTTCTATAAAGGTCGCGAGATCGTGAAGAAGGCGGTCGAAGCCTGA
- the plsX gene encoding phosphate acyltransferase PlsX — protein MPHIAVDAMSGDSGPSTVVLAIRDLLEDHPDVIFHLVGDTVSLQTELEKAHLHGSDQVVVHHASQVVAMDETPSQALRGKRDSSMHVAISLVREGHADAVVSAGNTGALMALGKVFLRTIPGIDRPAIAAFLPTTTGRFLALDLGANVDCRPEHLLQFAVMGSILAERVMGVTKPRVALLNIGSEEIKGNEQVKEAALLLRAARLNFIGNVEGSDIYKGVADVVVCDGFVGNVALKTSEGLATMISHELRASYTHGWYGRIAYLINRPILQRLRRRLDSRQYNGATLLGLNGIVIKSHGNADRFAFACAVKVAITEAKHRLTLRIAEVIQENLDPAVRNSA, from the coding sequence ATGCCGCATATTGCGGTAGATGCCATGAGTGGCGATTCCGGCCCGTCGACAGTGGTGCTTGCCATCCGTGATCTGCTCGAGGATCACCCCGATGTCATATTTCACCTGGTCGGTGATACGGTTTCCCTTCAGACGGAGCTGGAGAAAGCACACCTCCACGGATCGGATCAGGTCGTCGTGCACCACGCCAGCCAGGTGGTGGCAATGGATGAGACGCCGTCCCAGGCCCTGAGGGGCAAAAGGGACTCGTCTATGCATGTCGCCATCAGTCTGGTGCGGGAAGGGCATGCCGATGCTGTAGTCAGCGCAGGCAACACCGGTGCCCTTATGGCACTTGGAAAAGTGTTTCTTCGCACCATTCCCGGAATTGACCGGCCAGCCATTGCCGCTTTTCTGCCGACGACCACAGGGCGTTTCCTCGCACTGGATCTGGGTGCAAATGTGGATTGTCGCCCGGAACATCTCCTGCAGTTCGCGGTAATGGGCTCGATACTCGCTGAGCGGGTCATGGGTGTGACCAAGCCCCGCGTCGCCCTGCTCAACATCGGCTCTGAAGAGATCAAGGGCAATGAGCAGGTCAAAGAGGCGGCACTTCTGTTGCGTGCCGCCAGGCTGAATTTCATCGGCAATGTAGAAGGTTCAGATATTTACAAGGGAGTCGCGGATGTGGTGGTTTGTGACGGCTTCGTGGGTAATGTGGCGCTCAAGACCTCAGAGGGACTGGCAACGATGATCAGTCACGAACTGCGCGCCAGCTATACCCATGGCTGGTATGGGCGCATTGCTTATCTGATCAATCGTCCCATTCTGCAACGCCTGCGTCGCCGCCTGGATTCCCGTCAATACAACGGCGCCACGCTGCTGGGATTGAACGGGATCGTCATCAAGAGCCACGGAAATGCGGATCGTTTTGCCTTTGCCTGCGCAGTGAAAGTGGCGATCACTGAGGCCAAACACCGCCTGACCCTGCGTATTGCGGAAGTGATCCAGGAGAATCTCGATCCGGCGGTGCGAAACAGCGCGTGA
- a CDS encoding YceD family protein produces MFSAKASSLPIARVSVHGDRLDGDVDLRVWLRLGEALASVQAVRVCLDLVRRGQVVTADGRIELRGEIRCERCMGAMPLQLSVMVHSGLAEQESAVIALDPDLEVVLAEDGVVAQQSWLEDEVLLALPMIPRCEDWKSGVCPVTGLEPSMVVK; encoded by the coding sequence ATGTTTTCCGCCAAAGCGTCCAGCCTGCCGATTGCCCGGGTGTCTGTCCATGGTGACCGGCTGGATGGCGATGTCGATCTTCGCGTCTGGTTGCGCTTGGGTGAGGCACTGGCTAGTGTGCAGGCTGTGCGTGTATGTCTTGATCTGGTCCGCAGGGGACAGGTGGTTACCGCCGATGGCCGTATAGAGTTGCGCGGTGAAATCCGCTGCGAACGCTGCATGGGTGCTATGCCCTTGCAGCTTTCCGTAATGGTACACAGCGGATTGGCAGAGCAAGAGTCTGCGGTGATCGCGCTGGACCCTGATCTGGAAGTGGTCCTTGCGGAAGACGGGGTTGTCGCCCAGCAAAGCTGGCTGGAGGACGAAGTGCTGTTAGCCCTGCCCATGATTCCGCGCTGTGAGGATTGGAAGTCGGGTGTTTGTCCGGTTACCGGGCTTGAGCCGTCAATGGTTGTAAAGTGA
- a CDS encoding YihY/virulence factor BrkB family protein — translation MTARKMPVRRCFRQKNQALHPVPAEQNGCWQRMFYRIFRAWHGFWNDDCIDRAGLLAYTTLFGLIPLAVLGFSLWNLVGFSLLHRAQVDDLVLRSFVPQTGGAILRQVNSIAARGAQMGLFGLLGLGITAILLLHAVERHFNAIWGVTPTCLWCRILRYMAMLVAGPLGIALILPLLGPLQPLLVYLAHIPLLPPVLSHVLTFLVVTVMMGLLYKILPSAPTRWQDVFLGGVSTAILFEISKMVLAGYLQFSTFETLYGALGAFPVFLLWLYMAWASVLFGAEMAAAGMTHGDH, via the coding sequence ATGACAGCGAGGAAAATGCCCGTGCGCCGGTGCTTTCGTCAGAAGAATCAAGCGCTGCACCCGGTCCCCGCAGAGCAAAACGGTTGCTGGCAGCGTATGTTCTACCGGATATTCAGAGCATGGCACGGTTTCTGGAACGATGACTGTATCGACCGCGCGGGGTTGCTGGCGTATACCACGCTTTTTGGCCTGATACCTTTGGCGGTGCTCGGATTCAGCCTGTGGAACCTGGTAGGATTCAGTCTGCTCCACCGCGCTCAGGTTGATGATCTGGTTTTACGCAGTTTTGTCCCCCAAACTGGAGGGGCGATTCTGCGTCAGGTAAACAGCATCGCGGCGCGTGGCGCGCAAATGGGTTTGTTTGGGTTGCTGGGATTGGGCATCACCGCGATTTTGCTGCTGCATGCGGTGGAGCGGCATTTTAACGCCATCTGGGGGGTCACGCCGACCTGCCTGTGGTGCCGTATTTTGCGTTACATGGCGATGCTTGTGGCCGGTCCGCTCGGTATCGCGCTCATTCTGCCTCTCTTGGGCCCCCTGCAACCCCTGCTGGTCTACCTGGCGCATATTCCTCTTCTGCCCCCCGTTCTGAGCCATGTACTCACCTTTCTAGTGGTTACAGTGATGATGGGGCTACTCTACAAAATACTGCCCTCAGCGCCCACGCGCTGGCAGGATGTTTTTCTCGGCGGTGTGTCCACAGCCATTCTGTTTGAGATTTCAAAGATGGTGCTGGCTGGTTACCTGCAATTTTCAACCTTCGAAACTCTATATGGTGCACTCGGCGCTTTTCCCGTATTTCTCCTCTGGTTGTACATGGCCTGGGCGAGCGTTCTGTTTGGCGCCGAAATGGCAGCGGCTGGAATGACGCATGGTGACCATTAG